The following coding sequences lie in one Candidatus Desulfatibia profunda genomic window:
- the cyaB gene encoding class IV adenylate cyclase, translating into MEHIETEIKFNLTDIQSLRKRIIELGADFEDRVFETNIRFEDNKKSLLRKKSLLRLRRDTKTKLTFKSEPPLKDDQFKTVMELEVEVNDFDTMKLILEHLGFHQAQIYEKWRETFKLNETTLCLDTMPFGDFLEIEGEKENIKKVASKIGLEWGKRITLNYLAIFDIIRQKLNLPFMDVTFGNFDKIRIDLEQYRHLIEAEGALRR; encoded by the coding sequence ATGGAACATATTGAAACCGAGATAAAATTTAATCTAACAGATATTCAATCTCTCCGCAAGCGCATTATTGAACTCGGAGCGGACTTTGAGGACCGTGTTTTTGAGACAAACATACGGTTCGAAGATAACAAGAAAAGTCTGCTTCGGAAAAAATCGCTCCTGCGACTACGCCGGGATACTAAAACAAAACTGACCTTCAAGTCAGAACCCCCTCTCAAAGACGATCAATTCAAGACTGTTATGGAACTCGAAGTTGAAGTCAATGATTTTGATACCATGAAACTTATTTTAGAACATCTTGGATTCCATCAAGCTCAGATTTACGAAAAATGGCGTGAAACGTTCAAGTTGAATGAAACTACTTTGTGTCTGGATACCATGCCGTTCGGTGACTTTCTTGAAATCGAGGGCGAAAAGGAGAATATAAAGAAAGTTGCATCCAAGATCGGGCTGGAATGGGGCAAAAGGATCACGTTGAATTACCTGGCAATATTTGATATCATCCGGCAAAAATTAAACCTGCCGTTTATGGATGTCACATTCGGCAACTTTGATAAGATCAGAATTGATCTTGAGCAATATCGACATCTTATAGAAGCTGAAGGGGCCTTAAGGCGTTAA
- a CDS encoding cyclic nucleotide-binding domain-containing protein: protein MASIILSSPKLFADGPKNQQRFEMFDASSIPIAIDAITAINAARIQDLSQWLEKENQTSPAFETLFSQLKVIIQVQIRRCQYAAANRILSRMARIADEKDKSRPALGNLCRNVISGVAGKDIINLLIAEIQGKQDDMEQSVIVETLSLLNPVSAELMLDRLKETKERSLRSLILLQKLQDVDASALTEIVRFREIIEAQRSRSIDRNHLESFKDFYDQLTILERNALFRTMQKVACKEDQSLLQQGKPNDHLYFIHAGDLKVFYRQNGREMLLSQIGTGGLVGAESFFHATVATVSAMTLDQTFIDANDVLSWEFDL from the coding sequence ATGGCATCGATCATTTTATCTTCACCGAAACTATTTGCCGACGGACCGAAGAACCAGCAGAGGTTTGAAATGTTCGATGCCTCCTCAATTCCGATAGCCATTGACGCCATTACCGCCATCAATGCCGCCCGCATTCAGGATCTATCCCAATGGCTGGAAAAGGAAAATCAAACCTCACCGGCCTTTGAAACGCTTTTTTCCCAACTGAAAGTCATTATACAGGTCCAGATCCGGCGTTGCCAGTATGCAGCCGCCAATCGCATTCTCTCCCGCATGGCCCGTATTGCCGACGAAAAAGACAAATCCCGCCCGGCCCTTGGCAACCTTTGCCGGAATGTCATCAGCGGCGTTGCCGGCAAGGACATTATCAACCTGTTGATTGCGGAGATTCAGGGCAAGCAGGATGACATGGAGCAGAGCGTTATCGTAGAAACCCTGTCGTTGTTGAACCCTGTTTCGGCAGAGCTGATGCTTGATCGACTCAAGGAAACAAAGGAAAGGAGCTTGCGAAGCCTGATTCTGCTCCAGAAGCTGCAGGATGTCGATGCATCGGCGCTGACGGAAATCGTCCGGTTCCGGGAAATTATCGAGGCCCAGCGGAGTCGATCGATCGACCGTAACCATCTGGAAAGCTTCAAGGACTTCTATGATCAACTGACCATATTGGAACGCAACGCTCTGTTCAGAACCATGCAGAAAGTCGCCTGTAAAGAGGATCAGAGCCTGTTGCAGCAGGGCAAGCCAAATGACCACCTGTATTTCATCCATGCGGGAGACCTGAAAGTGTTCTACCGCCAGAATGGCCGTGAAATGCTCCTGTCACAGATAGGTACGGGCGGCCTGGTGGGGGCGGAAAGCTTTTTCCACGCCACCGTGGCGACGGTATCAGCGATGACCTTGGATCAGACCTTTATCGATGCAAACGACGTTTTGTCCTGGGAATTCGACTTATAA
- a CDS encoding enoyl-CoA hydratase, giving the protein MEPVLLEKDGPIGWLTLNRPEKRNALSLELMHAMQNKLDHCAKDVDIRTVVIRGNGPAFCAGHDLNEMAGDHYDARHFRKIFSICADLMQILHQLPQPVIAQVHGIATAAGCQLVAACDLAIAESGARFATPGVKIGLFCSTPAIPLVRVIGRRRAMEMLLTGRFVSAQEAERFGLVNHVVAADKLAEETRNWAMEMAQYSRFTLAYGKQAFYNQIDLNEPAAYNYATDAMVVNCLAADAQEGMTAFLKKRQAVWKHK; this is encoded by the coding sequence ATGGAACCTGTTTTGCTTGAAAAGGACGGCCCCATCGGGTGGCTGACATTGAACCGGCCTGAAAAACGGAATGCGTTGTCACTTGAACTCATGCATGCCATGCAGAACAAGCTGGATCATTGTGCCAAAGATGTTGATATCCGGACGGTCGTTATCAGGGGCAACGGTCCCGCATTTTGCGCAGGTCATGACTTAAATGAAATGGCAGGGGACCACTATGACGCCCGCCACTTCCGCAAAATATTTTCCATATGCGCCGATTTGATGCAAATCCTGCATCAATTGCCCCAGCCGGTCATTGCTCAGGTCCACGGTATTGCCACGGCGGCCGGATGCCAGCTTGTTGCCGCCTGTGACCTTGCCATCGCCGAAAGCGGCGCCCGCTTCGCCACTCCGGGCGTAAAAATAGGACTTTTCTGTTCCACCCCCGCGATACCCCTTGTGCGCGTGATCGGGAGACGGCGGGCAATGGAAATGCTGCTGACCGGTCGATTTGTATCTGCCCAGGAAGCCGAGCGATTCGGACTGGTAAACCATGTCGTTGCTGCGGATAAGCTTGCTGAAGAAACCAGAAATTGGGCAATGGAAATGGCGCAATACAGCCGGTTTACTCTCGCTTACGGAAAGCAGGCGTTTTACAACCAGATAGATCTGAATGAACCGGCGGCATACAATTATGCCACCGATGCGATGGTAGTGAATTGTCTGGCGGCTGATGCTCAGGAGGGGATGACGGCCTTTCTGAAAAAACGCCAAGCAGTATGGAAGCACAAATAA
- the rplM gene encoding 50S ribosomal protein L13, producing the protein MKKYTYSAKTTDIKGKWVVVDAEGAVLGRLASTIAARLRGKHNPLFTPHVDSGDWIVVVNADKVALTGRKWQQKNYYRHSGYIGGLKTITAQKLLEKRPEDLIRFAVKGMLPKNKLGRSLFKKLKVYAGNAHPHEAQQPEVLVL; encoded by the coding sequence GTGAAAAAATATACATACAGTGCAAAAACAACCGACATTAAAGGAAAATGGGTTGTAGTTGACGCCGAAGGCGCCGTCCTGGGCAGGCTTGCCTCAACCATAGCAGCACGCCTGAGAGGAAAACACAACCCGCTCTTTACACCTCACGTTGATTCAGGTGACTGGATTGTTGTTGTTAACGCGGACAAGGTTGCCCTGACAGGCAGGAAATGGCAGCAGAAAAATTATTACCGCCACAGCGGATATATCGGAGGACTCAAGACGATTACGGCCCAGAAACTTCTGGAAAAAAGGCCTGAAGATCTTATCCGTTTTGCAGTAAAGGGTATGCTGCCCAAGAATAAACTCGGAAGAAGCCTTTTCAAAAAGCTAAAAGTTTATGCCGGGAATGCGCATCCGCATGAAGCCCAACAACCTGAGGTTCTGGTCTTATAA
- the rpsI gene encoding 30S ribosomal protein S9 yields MEKENVFYATGKRKSAIARTWLMPGAGEITVNDLPVDAYFKVASAKALLMQPLVLTNTAQSYNIKVRVLGGGFCGQASAIRHGITKALISANPDLRSALKKAGFIRRDSRVKERKKYGQRGARARFQFSKR; encoded by the coding sequence ATGGAGAAAGAAAACGTTTTTTATGCCACGGGGAAACGGAAAAGCGCCATTGCCAGAACCTGGTTAATGCCGGGTGCCGGTGAAATTACCGTCAATGATCTGCCGGTTGATGCTTATTTCAAGGTTGCATCAGCCAAAGCGCTTCTGATGCAGCCGCTTGTGCTGACAAATACCGCCCAATCCTATAATATAAAGGTCCGTGTTTTAGGTGGAGGTTTTTGCGGACAAGCCAGTGCAATCCGCCACGGCATTACCAAGGCCCTTATCAGTGCCAATCCTGATTTAAGATCGGCGCTGAAAAAAGCCGGCTTTATCAGACGCGATTCCCGGGTCAAGGAAAGAAAGAAATACGGCCAAAGAGGCGCCAGGGCCCGCTTTCAGTTTTCCAAACGGTAG
- a CDS encoding endonuclease/exonuclease/phosphatase family protein, whose protein sequence is MLSVLTLNLRFGLADDGPNGWQYRRKIFTTLLAKYHVDFIGFQEANDFQLDDLDNILTEYDFIGKRSPSPFFWQNNIIFYSKTWSCIHQEHFFLSPTPMIPSRFRKSLWPRQCTIGMFEKNRRRLICANTHFDFDVSVQIESAKLIMERLSHLPPDVPVILMGDFNAPPSSPCYTIFTGKNQKSADLKQFFKNVFKKPFPGTHHGFTGNANGDHIDWILYRGRIAKKKYKVIRDIIDGIYPSDHFPLYASFNWLKLGKKRISAKQNMPNIKA, encoded by the coding sequence ATGCTTTCGGTGTTAACACTCAATCTGCGTTTTGGATTGGCAGATGACGGTCCCAACGGATGGCAATACCGCCGGAAGATCTTTACGACCTTGCTTGCCAAATACCACGTGGATTTTATAGGCTTTCAGGAAGCCAATGATTTCCAACTGGATGATCTGGACAACATCCTGACCGAATACGATTTTATCGGGAAAAGGAGTCCTTCACCGTTCTTTTGGCAAAACAACATTATCTTTTACAGTAAAACCTGGTCATGCATTCATCAGGAGCACTTTTTCCTGAGTCCGACGCCGATGATTCCGAGCCGCTTCCGGAAGAGTCTCTGGCCAAGACAATGCACCATCGGCATGTTCGAAAAAAACCGTCGCCGGCTCATATGTGCCAATACCCACTTTGACTTTGACGTCTCGGTTCAAATCGAAAGCGCGAAACTGATCATGGAGCGGCTTTCACATTTGCCGCCCGATGTTCCGGTAATTCTAATGGGTGACTTTAACGCCCCTCCATCGAGTCCCTGCTACACAATCTTCACCGGGAAAAACCAGAAATCAGCGGATCTGAAGCAGTTTTTTAAAAACGTTTTTAAAAAACCCTTTCCAGGGACTCATCATGGGTTTACAGGAAATGCCAACGGCGACCATATCGACTGGATCCTTTATCGCGGCCGGATCGCCAAGAAAAAATACAAGGTTATTCGTGATATCATCGACGGTATTTATCCTTCGGATCATTTTCCCCTGTATGCTTCATTTAACTGGTTAAAATTAGGTAAAAAGAGGATCTCCGCAAAACAAAACATGCCGAACATTAAAGCTTGA